A genome region from Myripristis murdjan chromosome 16, fMyrMur1.1, whole genome shotgun sequence includes the following:
- the LOC115374283 gene encoding gamma-aminobutyric acid receptor-associated protein-like 1 has translation MGSPYQRSVPLEVRRAEGERVRAKHPDKIPIIVERAARSRAPDLDKKKYLVPSDLTVGQLCFLIRQRVSMRPEEALFFFVNNSLPPSSSPLSAVYEEHHEEDLFLYMTYSNESVYGA, from the exons atGGGCAGTCCGTACCAGCGCTCAGTACCACTAGAggtgaggagagcagagggagagagagttcgGGCTAAGCATCCTGACAAGATACCG ATCATTGTGGAGCGGGCTGCGAGGTCACGAGCTCCTGACCTGGACAAGAAGAAATATCTAGTGCCCTCAGATCTAACag tgGGTCAGTTGTGCTTCCTGATTCGACAGCGTGTGTCTATGAGACCAGAGGAGGCACTCTTCTTCTTTGTCAACAACTCCCTTCCCCCGTCCAGCTCCCCACTTTCTGCTGTTTATGAG gAACACCATGAAGAGGACCTGTTTCTGTACATGACCTACAGTAATGAGAGTGTCTACGGTGCCTGA
- the trpv6 gene encoding transient receptor potential cation channel subfamily V member 6 — translation MSPSLARSAPSELNHWWSQLRFRLQNKKGWNEMLDETFMLHTKQTNNIPLFYAAKNNSVGCIKKLLSCASTNIFERGALGETALHIAVMNDNLEAAAALMDGAPELINEPMTSELFQGMTPLHIAVVNHNINLVRDLIIRGGDAATPRVTGLYFRKRIGGLLYYGEHILSFAACAGNEDIISMVIDAGASTRVQDYRGNTVLHILVLQPNKTTACQAIDLILARDAELDQSVPLDMVPNYRGLTPFKLAAKEGNTVVFQHLVNKRRVVQWSLGPLTSNLYDLTEIDSWADKLSVLELIVGSHQREARRILEVTPVRQLVSLKWNLYGKHYFRLLLLLYLLYIGTFTLCCSYRPLKDAPENYTDSDMDKTIRVQKTLNESYVTYEDNLRLAGEIISVLGAFAILLLEIPDILRVGAKRYFGQTALGGPFHVILISYACLVVLLCVFRVSGLQGEEVLMAVCLVLGWSNVMFFARGFQMLGPYVIMIQKIIFGDLTKFMWLSFIVLLGFSTSLWMVYMTQDPESMPSYRSFPITLFSQFELSVGLIDLPVDHTIATPPIVHVLHCTFSVVSYILLLNLLIAMMSDTHWRVAQERDELWRTQVVATTLMLERRLPRCLWPRLGVCGVIYGLRERWYLRVEDRNDPMVQKMRRYIQAFSKDEENRKEKEAFDNTDTLKGSIQGSPKLRPKHRGGFNLNRKSLTGWQMIRHSALGLDIEQEDPEEDQDIQYV, via the exons ATGTCTCCGTCGCTGGCCAGGTCCGCTCCCAGCGAGCTCAACCATTGGTGGAGCCAGCTGAGGTTTCGCCTCCAGAACAAGAAAGGATGGAACGAGATGCTGGACGAGACGTTTATGCTCCACACCAAACA AACAAATAATATTCCTCTCTTCTATGCTGCTAAAAACAATAGCGTGGGCTGCATTAAGAAACTGCTGAGCTGTGCTTCCACTAATATCTTTGAGAGAG GTGCTCTGGGGGAGACGGCGCTCCACATTGCCGTGATGAATGACAACCTGGAAGCTGCTGCGGCTCTGATGGATGGAGCTCCCGAACTCATCAACGAACCCATGACCTCTGAGCTTTTCCAAG GTATGACTCCTCTCCACATTGCTGTGGTGAATCACAACATCAACCTGGTCCGTGATCTGATCATTCGAGGGGGTGATGCGGCTACACCCAGAGTCACTGGCCTGTATTTCAGGAAGAGGATAGGGGGGCTGCTATACTATG GTGAGCACATCCTGTCTTTCGCTGCCTGTGCTGGGAATGAGGACATTATCTCCATGGTAATCGATGCAGGAGCGAGCACCAGGGTTCAGGATTATCGCG GTAACACAGTCCTTCACATTTTGGTTCTGCAGCCCAACAAGACAACTGCATGCCAGGCCATTGACCTAATTTTGGCACGTGACGCAGAGTTGGATCAGTCTGTGCCGCTAGACATGGTGCCAAACTACCGAGGCCTCACGCCTTTTAAACTGGCAGCCAAGGAGGGCAACACTGTG GTATTTCAGCACTTAGTGAACAAAAGGCGTGTGGTCCAGTGGAGTCTGGGCCCTTTGACCTCTAACCTTTATGACCTGACAGAGATCGACTCCTGGGCTGACAAACTCTCAGTGCTGGAGCTCATCGTGGGCAGCCACCAGAGAGAG gCACGGAGGATACTGGAGGTGACGCCTGTGAGGCAGCTGGTTAGTCTGAAGTGGAACCTCTATGGAAAACACTACTTTAG gctgctgctgctgctctatcTCCTGTACATTGGCActttcacactgtgttgttcaTATCGCCCCCTGAAGGACGCTCCGGAGAACTACACAGACTCAGACATGGACAAAACTATCCGAGTCCAGAAGACACTCAAT GAGAGTTACGTGACATATGAGGACAACCTGCGGCTGGCAGGAGAGATCATCAGTGTGCTGGGTGCCTTTGCCATCCTGTTGCTTGAG ATCCCTGATATACTGAGAGTGGGGGCAAAGCGCTACTTTGGCCAGACAGCTCTTGGAGGCCCCTTCCATGTCATCCT TATCAGCTACGCGTGCttggtggtgctgctgtgtgtgttcagagtcaGCGGGCTGCAGGGCGAGGAGGTGCTGatggctgtgtgtttggtgcTGGGCTGGAGCAATGTCATGTTCTTCGCCAGAGGTTTTCAAATGCTCGGCCCTTACGTCATCATGATACAGAAG ATTATATTTGGTGACCTGACAAAGTTCATGTGGCTGAGTTTCATTGTGCTTCTTGGGTTTTCCACCT CCCTGTGGATGGTGTATATGACCCAGGACCCAGAGTCCATGCCATCGTATCGCTCCTTCCCCATCACCCTCTTCTCCCAGTTTGAGCTCAGTGTAGGCCTCATAGACCTGCCTGTCGACCACACCATCGCTACGCCCCCTATTGTCCATGTGCTGCACTGTACCTTCTCCGTGGTCTCCTACATTCTCCTGCTCAATCTGCTGATAGCCATGATGAGCGACACACACTGGAGGGTGGCCCAGGAGAGAGACGAGCTCTGGAGGACTCAG GTGGTAGCCACAACCCTGATGCTGGAGAGGAGGCTGCCCCGCTGCCTGTGGCCTCGGCTGGGAGTGTGTGGGGTCATCTACGGCCTGAGGGAGCGCTGGTATCTCCG AGTTGAAGACAGAAATGACCCGATGGTGCAAAAGATGCGGCGCTACATCCAGGCATTCTCCAAAGACGAGGAAAataggaaagaaaaggaggcaTTTGACAACACTGACACTTTAAAGGGATCAATCCAGGGATCCCCAAAGCTCAGACCGAAACACAGAGGCGGGTTTAACCTCAACAGGAAGTCACTGACGGGCTGGCAGATGATTCGACACAGTGCTCTAGGTTTGGACATAGAGCAGGAAGACCCGGAGGAGGACCAAGACATCCAATATGTCTAG
- the LOC115374267 gene encoding C-type lectin domain family 4 member E isoform X2, giving the protein MYIKFCRNYGLETKPPDEANAKLSPESKLSVELEGEKGKETQTQGNVRVYRALCVLLSIICLVLLLVIIILGMKFQAGSKACPEGEAITEADVRSVGRSLPPQTCSFEKCQALFPQSQSHSDRSRQPRLGCQQCADGWLPFDSECYYLSRHRLNWEESQRNCTARGGHLAIITNQRLQSFLSTEGSVRYWIGLRHSGTKWAWANNTVLGVSYWAEDGSKGDCGVLSGGDPPEKSWIKAPCFAHTYYICQLQM; this is encoded by the exons ATGTACATCAAATTTTGTCGCAATTACGGCCTGGAGACAAAACCACCAGATGAGGCTAATGCAAAACTCTCACCCGAATCCAAATTATCAGTTGaactggagggagaaaaag GCAAGGAGACCCAGACCCAGGGAAATGTGAGAGTGTATCGTGCTCTGTGTGTATTGCTCAGCATAATCtgtctggtgctgctgctggtcatcATTATCCTCGGTATGAAAT TCCAAGCTGGATCCAAAGCCTGCCCGGAGGGAGAGGCAATTACAGAGGCAGACGTGCGCTCGGTTGGCCGATCCCTGCCTCCTCAGACGTGCAGCTTCGAGAAGTGCCAGGCTCTCTTCCCCCAGTCTCAATCTCACT CGGATCGCTCTCGTCAACCACGGCTCGGCTGCCAGCAGTGTGCTGATGGATGGTTGCCCTTTGACAGCGAGTGTTACTACCTGTCCAGACACAGGCTGAACTGGGAGGAGAGCCAGAGGAACTGCACGGCAAGAGGAGGACATCTGGCTATCATCACCAACCAGAGACTTCAG AGCTTTCTTTCAACCGAAGGGAGTGTGAGGTACTGGATCGGCCTGAGACACAGCGGAACCAAATGGGCCTGGGCCAACAACACTGTGCTGGGAGTGAG TTATTGGGCAGAGGACGGCTCAAAGGGGGATTGTGGGGTACTGAGCGGTGGAGATCCACCCGAGAAGAGCTGGATCAAAGCGCCTTGCTTCGCCCACACCTACTACATCTGTCAGCTGCAGATGTGA
- the LOC115374267 gene encoding C-type lectin domain family 9 member A isoform X1: MYIKFCRNYGLETKPPDEANAKLSPESKLSVELEGEKGKETQTQGNVRVYRALCVLLSIICLVLLLVIIILGMKFQAGSKACPEGEAITEADVRSVGRSLPPQTCSFEKCQALFPQSQSHSADRSRQPRLGCQQCADGWLPFDSECYYLSRHRLNWEESQRNCTARGGHLAIITNQRLQSFLSTEGSVRYWIGLRHSGTKWAWANNTVLGVSYWAEDGSKGDCGVLSGGDPPEKSWIKAPCFAHTYYICQLQM, from the exons ATGTACATCAAATTTTGTCGCAATTACGGCCTGGAGACAAAACCACCAGATGAGGCTAATGCAAAACTCTCACCCGAATCCAAATTATCAGTTGaactggagggagaaaaag GCAAGGAGACCCAGACCCAGGGAAATGTGAGAGTGTATCGTGCTCTGTGTGTATTGCTCAGCATAATCtgtctggtgctgctgctggtcatcATTATCCTCGGTATGAAAT TCCAAGCTGGATCCAAAGCCTGCCCGGAGGGAGAGGCAATTACAGAGGCAGACGTGCGCTCGGTTGGCCGATCCCTGCCTCCTCAGACGTGCAGCTTCGAGAAGTGCCAGGCTCTCTTCCCCCAGTCTCAATCTCACT CAGCGGATCGCTCTCGTCAACCACGGCTCGGCTGCCAGCAGTGTGCTGATGGATGGTTGCCCTTTGACAGCGAGTGTTACTACCTGTCCAGACACAGGCTGAACTGGGAGGAGAGCCAGAGGAACTGCACGGCAAGAGGAGGACATCTGGCTATCATCACCAACCAGAGACTTCAG AGCTTTCTTTCAACCGAAGGGAGTGTGAGGTACTGGATCGGCCTGAGACACAGCGGAACCAAATGGGCCTGGGCCAACAACACTGTGCTGGGAGTGAG TTATTGGGCAGAGGACGGCTCAAAGGGGGATTGTGGGGTACTGAGCGGTGGAGATCCACCCGAGAAGAGCTGGATCAAAGCGCCTTGCTTCGCCCACACCTACTACATCTGTCAGCTGCAGATGTGA